Below is a window of Myxococcaceae bacterium JPH2 DNA.
TGTAGCCTGTAGGTAGATATGTGCCGCCTGGTGTGCTCGAGGCGGCTCCCATCGAAGAAGAGGTTTCAGTGCCGACCATCAGCCAGCTCGTCCGCAAGGGCCGCGAGAAGCTCAACATCAAGGGCAAGAGCCCTGCCCTGAAGGAGTGCCCCCAGAAGCGCGGTGTTTGCACCCGCGTGTACACCACGACCCCGAAGAAGCCGAACTCGGCCCTCCGCAAGGTGGCGCGTGTTCGTCTGACCAACGGGATCGAGGTCACCTCCTACATCCCCGGCGTGGGTCACAACCTCCAGGAGCACTCGGTGGTGATGATCCGCGGTGGCCGTGTGAAGGACCTCCCGGGTGTTCGCTACCACATCGTTCGCGGAACGCTGGACTCCGTGGGTGTTGCGGGCCGCAAGCAGAGCCGTTCGAAGTACGGAGCGAAGCGCCCGAGCTGATTGGCTCGGATCGCTGACCACCTTCGTCATTTGAAGCCGTGTCGGACGCTGGCCCCACACCCTGGGGAGTGTCCTCCGCAGTTCCAAGAATGCAGCGTTTGAAGCCCCGGTGTATTTCCTCGGAAGAGGGAAGTGGGGCGTAAGGGAAGAGAAGAGATGCCTCGTCGTCGCGTAGTCGCTAAGCGGAAGATCCTCCCCGATCCGAAGTTCCAGGATCGGCTCGTGACGAAGTTCGTCAACGACCTGATGCGCAAGGGGAAGAAGTCCATCGCCGAGGGAGTCTGCTACGGCGCGTTCGCCCTCATCGAGGAGCGTGCGAAGGAGGACCCCCTCAAGACCTTCAAGAAGGCCCTGGACAACGTCAAGCCCGTGCTCGAGGTGAAGAGCCGCCGCGTCGGTGGCGCCACCTACCAGGTGCCCGTGGAGGTCCGTCAGGATCGCCGCGTGGCGCTGGGCATGCGCTGGATCATCACCTACGCCAAGGCGCGTGGTGAGAAGACGATGCAGGAGAAGCTGGCCGGCGAGATCATGGACGCCGCCAACAACCGCGGTAACGCGGTGAAGAAGCGTGAAGACACGCACAAGATGGCCGAGGCGAACAAGGCCTTCGCGCACTACCGCTGGTAGTCCCTTAGGGGCTCGCGGACGCCGCTCGGATGCAGAGGATGCATCCGGGCGGTTTTGTTTTTGCTAGAAGCAGGTTCTCTGAAATTTCCGGTCGGTGAGCGCGGAGGCCGTGTCGGCTTGCCCGCCTCCCGTGGAGAGGCACTGAGTCATGGCTCGCGAGTACCCACTCGAGCGCTACCGCAACATCGGCATCATGGCGCACATCGATGCCGGCAAGACGACCACCACCGAACGGATCCTGTTCTACACAGGGGCCATCCACAAGATGGGGGAGGTGCACGAAGGCACCACCACGACGGACTGGATGGTGCAGGAGCGCGAGCGCGGCATCACCATCACCTCGGCCGCGATCACCTCGTTCTGGAAGCGGCGCGAGCAGAGCTACCGCGTCAACATCCTCGACACGCCGGGCCA
It encodes the following:
- a CDS encoding 30S ribosomal protein S12 codes for the protein MPTISQLVRKGREKLNIKGKSPALKECPQKRGVCTRVYTTTPKKPNSALRKVARVRLTNGIEVTSYIPGVGHNLQEHSVVMIRGGRVKDLPGVRYHIVRGTLDSVGVAGRKQSRSKYGAKRPS
- the rpsG gene encoding 30S ribosomal protein S7, whose product is MPRRRVVAKRKILPDPKFQDRLVTKFVNDLMRKGKKSIAEGVCYGAFALIEERAKEDPLKTFKKALDNVKPVLEVKSRRVGGATYQVPVEVRQDRRVALGMRWIITYAKARGEKTMQEKLAGEIMDAANNRGNAVKKREDTHKMAEANKAFAHYRW